Within the Halorhabdus rudnickae genome, the region AAGCTCGTCGTCGATTTCAACGTCAGCGCAAAGCGATCGGCGCTCCCGAATGCCCCGTAGAGCATGTCCTCGAGAAACCGGATCGGATCGTACCCCGAGGCGGTCACGATGACCAGGCCGGTGAGCAGCGCCAGCAGTGTCGAGGCGACGGCAATGGCCAGTCGTTCCCTGACAGTCGGATCCAGCAGTCGGTCGACTGCGCGTCCGATGGCCGCCCGAACGCGTGGCGTTGTCGGTTCAGCCATCGTCAGCGCTCACCTTTTTGAAGCGCGTCGGCGGCTGGCTCGTCTGTCATCGGGGGGCCAGAGCCGGTCATCATGAGTCCGAGTTCCTCTTCGGTGACCGTCGACGGGTCGACCACGTCGACGAATTCGCCTTCGTACATCACGGCGATCCGGTCGGCCAGTTTCTGGATCTCGTCGAGCTTCGAGGAGGCGAGTATCACGGCCATTCCCTGATCGCGCATCTCGATCAAGCGATTGTGGATAAACTCGATCGAACCGATATCGACCCCGTGGGTCGGGTTCATCGCGACGATCACGTCCGGATCGTGTTCGATCTCGCGACCGACGATGAACTTCTGCTGGTTGCCGCCCGAAAGCGACTCTGCGCTGGTGTCTGGATCGTTGGGCTGGATGTCGTACGTGTCGAGGATCGAGTCCGTGTGATCCCTGACGGCCTGCCAGTCGAGAAAGCCGTTTTCGGTGAACGAATCGATCGTCTGGTTGCCGAGCAACGCATTGCGAACCAGCGAGTAATCCATGACCAGTCCTTCGGCCACCCGATCTTCGGGGATGTACGTGATGCCCAACTCGATACGTTCACGACGATCCGTGCCGGTGATGTCCTCGCCATCGAACGTGATCGTGCCTTCGGTCGCAGGTCGCAAGCCAGTGAGTGCCTCGACGAATTCCGACTGGCCGTTACCCTGGACGCCAGCCACGCCAAGGATCTCGCCCTTTCGGACTGAAAAATTGACCCCCTTCACCTGTTCGAGGCCGCGATCACCCTGGGCGTGCAGGTCCTCGACCGCGAAGACGTCCGCACCCGGTTCCGTCTCTCTGTCGTCTGTCTCGAAAAGGACGTCTCGGCCGACCATCATCCGAGCGAGTTCCTGGCGGGACGTCTCTTCGGCCTCAACCGTTCCGACAGCCTGGCCGTCACGCAACACGGTAATTTCGTCGGCCGCGCGCATCGCTTCGTTGAGTTTGTGCGTGATGAAGATCAACGAACGCCCTCGCGCGGAGAGTTCCTGCATCACGTCGAGCAAGGTTTCGACCTCCTGGGGCGTGAGCACGGCCGTCGGTTCGTCAAGCACCAGGATGTCAGCCTCTCGATAGAGGCTTTTGACGATTTCGACGCGCTGACGAACCCCAAGATCGAGTTCGCGAACCGGCGTGTCGAGGTATTGATCGACATCGAAACCATAATGTTCACAAATTTCTAACACGTCCTCCCTGGCGTCGTCCTGATCGACGAGACCGTTGTGGGTTGGTTCGTTGCCGAGTACAATGTTCTGGAGGACGGTCATCGGCTCGACGAGCTGGAAGTGCTGGTGGATCATGCCGACGCCTGCCTCGATCGCGTCCCGCGGTGAGTCAAAGGTGGTCGGCTCGCCGTTGATGATAACCTCACCGCTGTCCCGTTCGTAAAGCCCGTACAAAATACTCATCAGCGTTGTCTTGCCGGACCCGTTCTCGCCAAGCAAGGCGTGGACAGACCCTTCCTCGAGTGTGAAATCAACCTCGTCGTTGGCGACCACGTCGCCGAACCGCTTGGTGATCGCTCGCAGTTCTACGGCCGCAGTTCTATCTTGCGCCATGGCTTGCTCTCGTGGAACTAAAACGGCGTTGCGTCAGTCCTGACAGCCAGCGGCAGTACACGGCACGTTGATGTCTCCGTTGGCGATCGCCTGTCGTGCCTCTTCGAGGTTCTGGTCGACGACATCCGGGAGTTCAGAACCGATCGCCTGGCCCTTTACCAGTGCCACACCGTCTTCGGCGACACCGAGGACGTTGCGTCCGGAGACACTGTCGAAATCATCCTCGACAACAGCTTGGGCAACTTCTCGTGTCCCTTCATTGATGAATTTGACTGCCGACCCCATAATGACGTCCTGATACTCCGGTAACGTCTTCGACTGGTCGGCGTCGACGCCGATAGCGAATCGGCTGGCGCTCTGTGCAGCGGGGAAAACACCCTGGCCGGCGGCCGCCGCGGCCTGGTAGACAATGTCGGCACCGCTGTCGTACTGGGAACTGGCGATGTTGGTCGCCTTCTGGGTGTCCTGGTAGTTGCCAATGTATCCGACGCTAACGTCCGTTTCCTCGTTAACCCACCCGACACCGGCCTTGTAAGCGCGTTCGAACGCGTTGATCAGCGGGCCGTCGACGCCACCGACAAACCCGACCTGGGCACTGTCTGGATCGGTCGAATTACCTTCATAGGAAAAGTCTCGCGTCGTCATCGTCCCGGCCATCACGCCGGCAAGGAACGACATCTCGTGGTTCGCCCAGACGTATCCCGCGACGTTGGGCTGCTCGACGTGATCGTTGATAATCATCCACTGCTGGCCAGGGTATTCCTCGGCGTTCGTCTGGAGCGCAGGTTTGTGCTGATACCCGACGAGGACGATCACATCGTAACTGGGGTTCGTACTCGACGCCAGGTTCGACTGCACCGACTGGTAGTTCGACGGTGAC harbors:
- a CDS encoding BMP family ABC transporter substrate-binding protein; protein product: MAQKSDNMGPRTHTVTDSSTVLDRRSVLKGGAAMASALTLAGCSGGDTTTEPGGGDGGGGGETTNIAIVSSSAGFGDQAFNTLAVQGLETAAEEYDISLNQVEETSPSNYQSVQSNLASSTNPSYDVIVLVGYQHKPALQTNAEEYPGQQWMIINDHVEQPNVAGYVWANHEMSFLAGVMAGTMTTRDFSYEGNSTDPDSAQVGFVGGVDGPLINAFERAYKAGVGWVNEETDVSVGYIGNYQDTQKATNIASSQYDSGADIVYQAAAAAGQGVFPAAQSASRFAIGVDADQSKTLPEYQDVIMGSAVKFINEGTREVAQAVVEDDFDSVSGRNVLGVAEDGVALVKGQAIGSELPDVVDQNLEEARQAIANGDINVPCTAAGCQD
- a CDS encoding ABC transporter ATP-binding protein; its protein translation is MAQDRTAAVELRAITKRFGDVVANDEVDFTLEEGSVHALLGENGSGKTTLMSILYGLYERDSGEVIINGEPTTFDSPRDAIEAGVGMIHQHFQLVEPMTVLQNIVLGNEPTHNGLVDQDDAREDVLEICEHYGFDVDQYLDTPVRELDLGVRQRVEIVKSLYREADILVLDEPTAVLTPQEVETLLDVMQELSARGRSLIFITHKLNEAMRAADEITVLRDGQAVGTVEAEETSRQELARMMVGRDVLFETDDRETEPGADVFAVEDLHAQGDRGLEQVKGVNFSVRKGEILGVAGVQGNGQSEFVEALTGLRPATEGTITFDGEDITGTDRRERIELGITYIPEDRVAEGLVMDYSLVRNALLGNQTIDSFTENGFLDWQAVRDHTDSILDTYDIQPNDPDTSAESLSGGNQQKFIVGREIEHDPDVIVAMNPTHGVDIGSIEFIHNRLIEMRDQGMAVILASSKLDEIQKLADRIAVMYEGEFVDVVDPSTVTEEELGLMMTGSGPPMTDEPAADALQKGER